In a genomic window of Rhopalosiphum maidis isolate BTI-1 chromosome 4, ASM367621v3, whole genome shotgun sequence:
- the LOC113548308 gene encoding 28S ribosomal protein S29, mitochondrial produces MRAYRRLCNYATAAVKQETQYQIPKAARTEKKNPGDHDSQDVSKFYTIDPKTISNIFHTGGMPKPFTEQTKMFAETALMIRKPALEIINSLKSTDFQKPAVRYLLYGQTGSGKSLSLAHILHYAYSSKFILYHIPYVPIWLKYDRKEVNWSSTKNGMADIPLIAAQWLKHFMHQNKTLLDELNLTTSQDYVWSQRETTPKGTTLNELITHGINRAKYACDCMDILLNELKAHCSNNKCKMLVAIDGFNAFFNEKTDLKTEDRVKVTPQQITMVQTGLSAVLSDWNNGAIVIVTSPRAALNTRRESHLPIYLIGRQGFEHIDPFIPVMVPELSTAEFNNMLDYYEEKRWLQKTGGRKELEFLTSKLPAELMARCAPL; encoded by the exons atgaGAGCGTACAGACGACTTTGTAATTATGCAACAGCGGCAGTAAAACAAGAAACGCAATATCAGATTCCCAAAGCTGCACGCACGGAAAAGAAAAACCCG GGAGACCATGACAGTCAGGATGTATCAAAGTTTTATACCATAGATCCTAAaactattagtaatatatttcatacggGTGGTATGCCAAAACCTTTCACCGAACAAACTAAAATGTTTGCCGAAACTGCCTTGATGATACGAAAGCCAGCGTTGGAAATTATTAACAGTTTGAAATCAACCGATTTTCAAAAACCAGCTGTTCGATATTTACTGT acgGCCAAACTGGTAGTGGTAAATCACTCAGTCTTGCTCATATACTCCATTATGCTTACAGCtcaaaattcattttatatcaCATCCCTTAtg ttcCAATATGGCTTAAATATGATCGTAAAGAAGTCAACTGGTCATCTACTAAGAATGGCATGGCTGACATACCATTAATAGCAGCTCAGTGGTTAAAACATTTCATGCATCAAAATAAGACTTTATTAGATGAACTCAAT ctTACTACGAGTCAAGATTATGTTTGGAGTCAGCGAGAAACTACACCCAAAGGAACTACactaaatgaattaattacacATGGTATAAATAGAGCTAAATATGCATGTGACTGCATGGATATACTTCTGAATGAGTTGAAAGCTCACTgttcaaataataa atgcaAAATGTTAGTGGCAATAGATGGATTTAATGCATTCTTTAATGAAAAAACTGATTTGAAAACAGAAGACAGGGTTAAAGTAACTCCACAACAAATCACTATGGTCCAAACAGGGTTATCAGCCGTTCTTTCTGATTgg AATAATGGTGCCATAGTTATAGTCACATCACCTAGAGCTGCTTTAAACACAAGAAGAGAGTCTCATTTACCTATTTACCTCATTGGCCGACAA gGATTTGAACATATTGATCCATTTATTCCAGTGATGGTTCCAGAACTCTCTACTgcagaatttaataatatgttagatTATTATGAAGAAAAAAGATGGTTACAAAAAACTGGTGGCAGAAAAGAGCTAGAATTCCTAACGTCCAAATTACCTGCTGAATTAATGGCTAGATGCGCaccattgtaa
- the LOC113550009 gene encoding calmodulin-lysine N-methyltransferase-like isoform X2 produces the protein MNAKERARNRWKLLANTVSKKCQDQICATQISYDLFNIECINTEWSKYSSCVQNNNFSAIVCRSPIIVTPEELMGFNNTGNIRIWPSEEVLAYYVLSNLDSFRDKTVLELGGGMSCLAGIMAALYGFCSDVHLTDGNPNSVYNVERILEKNVFTTKVTCSVLKWDQRPANICHYDVVLAADCLFFDEARDDLVHTIAASLSFDGVALVAAPKRGTTLYEFINMAQQEGLICTIQQNYNSLVWERHSKQVLYNPSYDADSHYPLLISITKATKIIDCQFQ, from the exons atGAATGCTAAAGAACGTGCACGTAATAGATGGAAATTATTGGCAAATACAGTCAGTAAAAAATGTCAAGACCAGATATGTGCTACACAAATAAGCTATGATCTCTTTAATATAGAATGCATCAATACTGAATGGTCTAAATATTCTTCATGtgttcaaaacaataatttctcAGCAATTGTATGTCGGTCTCCTATAATTGTTACGCCTGAGGAACTTATGGGCTTTAACAATACTGGAAATATTCGTATATGGCCATCTGAAGAAGTATTAGCTTACTATGTACTATCAAATCTGGATTCATTCAGAGATAAGACTGTACTCGAGCTGGGCGGTGGTATGAGCTGTTTGGCAGGTATAATGGCTGCTTTATATGGTTTTTGTAGTGATGTTCATTTGACTGATGGAAATCCGAATTCTGTATACAATGTTGAGCGTATACTTGAGAAAAATGTGTTCACAACCAAAGTTACTTGTTCG GTGTTGAAATGGGACCAAAGACCTGCAAACATTTGTCATTACGATGTGGTACTAGCTGCTGATTGCCTGTTTTTTGATGAAGCTCGTGACGATTTGGTGCATACTATTGCTGCATCATTATCATTTGATGGAGTTGCATTGGTTGCAGCGCCAAAACGAGGGACTACTTTGTACGAGTTCATAAACATGGCACAGCAAGAGGGTTTGATATGCACCATACAGCAAAACTACAACAGTCTGGTATGGGAACGTCACTCTAAACAGGTTCTTTACAATCCATCATATGATGCTGATTCACATTATCCATTGTTGATAAGTATTACCAAAGCGACCAAAATTATCGATTgccaatttcaataa